From Cytobacillus sp. IB215665, the proteins below share one genomic window:
- a CDS encoding S-layer homology domain-containing protein, which yields MNNKKFLASAISAALVASVATPAAIHAKTNFTDLKAGETFYTEVQTFVEKGIITGYPDGTFKPYQSLSRGQAAKLFTRALDIDIPNNVDELIADYTDIQPGSEFADYVAAMKSANLLKEDGDNVFNAGAPLTRDVMAMWLVKAFNLKPNPDVNVTLTDLHTVGSEYVDAVKVLFQNGITTGKDDGRYAPAEAVKRGQFAAFMYRSMFRIESVEDVPDMTFDISEEVVLPDTVQVSYYDGRTEEAAVSWNDQDFDFTKPGVYELIGSVAGVDKKVYTTVVIEDGPLAIKDITAPNLRQIEIDLNHDRYNSDIVENMRYYDIVDDRDDNIEIAQIRADKDKIIITLEEVQQNNSDVYVTVDETITGEDYGESVEFLDTTVPEVVDVSAISKRNIKVSFSEAMDFDALHGEEITNRDIKSAFEIDDDKYSIKSMTVTDHGKAVNIELYSTIKEGDHTLTLVDQLFDYGKYQVKSSTFEFDVDYDNTDPTLERVTNIQPNQFTLVFNKDIQLDDEDRDFEESFYHTNRSHEAQTVYQKNEREIVVIFGQNDLMEGDTEIFVDSYAIFDLWGNPNGSIVESISLSDDETSPIIENVQMISEEDASTSYVQLLVTFSEPVNTDTALDEENFSIYDDDDNDLFIKRVEIEEDAYDDQTFIITLDTRYGELPKAEYTLKAYDIEDLFENELDENKYTFEAGSEVPPEDFTANVFVDDDALYFVIDFNEKMATTGQYSIEDLDKYELAYKNDSVLLEDLDDEQNVRISTNPYDGGKMLEIVIKRTGILSEAYEDFLDDIFDDIEDSDVDDITLSVAMVANNNGVRTARLTNDIELDSEESFAIGSEEIVALETDTIQVTFDEPLYDFDIDDFEVYVDEDGDRNADAREILEIDDYDIEMEDDETVLTIILDDDDELDHDAKINDDKIYITTIDDPYTSNRFGQTIEINDELVEDRISPEIAFDDDEAEVYVHKHKDHDDKAIISITFTENMDEDTLSRLSFEVGGGTYDVESASVVDEVVYLVVDLDGDDPEDLVGEYVEQLNSVTDKNNNTVNNIEVKIEDEKGSKDTDDIS from the coding sequence TTGAACAATAAGAAATTTCTCGCTTCAGCTATTTCTGCTGCCCTTGTCGCAAGTGTAGCGACTCCAGCTGCTATACATGCAAAAACAAACTTTACTGATTTAAAAGCAGGAGAAACCTTTTACACAGAAGTCCAAACATTTGTCGAAAAGGGAATCATTACAGGCTATCCTGATGGCACATTTAAGCCATATCAATCGTTATCGAGAGGCCAAGCAGCAAAGCTCTTTACCCGAGCGCTCGACATCGATATTCCTAATAATGTTGACGAGCTCATCGCAGACTATACAGATATTCAGCCAGGCTCTGAATTCGCAGATTATGTCGCAGCCATGAAAAGTGCTAACCTCTTAAAAGAGGATGGAGATAACGTATTTAACGCAGGCGCACCTCTAACGAGAGATGTTATGGCGATGTGGCTTGTGAAGGCGTTTAATTTAAAGCCAAATCCTGATGTCAATGTTACGTTAACAGATTTACATACAGTCGGTTCAGAATACGTTGACGCTGTTAAAGTGCTGTTCCAAAATGGCATTACGACAGGTAAAGATGATGGTAGATACGCTCCTGCGGAAGCCGTTAAACGCGGACAATTTGCAGCATTTATGTATCGTTCCATGTTCAGAATAGAGTCTGTAGAAGATGTACCTGACATGACGTTTGATATTAGTGAAGAGGTAGTCTTACCAGACACTGTTCAAGTTTCATACTACGACGGTAGAACAGAAGAAGCAGCAGTTAGTTGGAATGACCAAGACTTTGACTTTACGAAACCAGGAGTCTACGAACTAATTGGTTCAGTTGCAGGCGTCGATAAAAAGGTCTATACAACGGTTGTTATTGAAGATGGTCCGTTAGCAATTAAAGATATTACTGCACCGAATTTACGCCAAATAGAAATCGATTTAAATCATGATCGATATAATAGTGACATCGTGGAAAATATGCGTTATTACGACATCGTTGATGACCGGGATGATAACATTGAGATCGCTCAAATTCGAGCTGATAAAGACAAAATTATTATTACGCTTGAAGAGGTACAACAAAATAACTCAGACGTTTACGTCACTGTTGATGAAACGATTACAGGAGAGGATTATGGAGAAAGTGTTGAATTCCTAGACACAACGGTACCTGAAGTTGTTGACGTGAGCGCCATCAGCAAACGAAACATTAAAGTCAGCTTCTCTGAAGCAATGGATTTTGATGCATTGCACGGAGAAGAGATTACTAACAGAGACATCAAATCAGCATTTGAAATCGACGATGACAAATATTCAATAAAATCGATGACCGTTACTGATCACGGTAAAGCTGTCAATATCGAGCTATATTCAACGATTAAAGAAGGCGATCATACGTTAACACTAGTTGATCAATTATTTGATTATGGAAAATATCAAGTAAAAAGCTCTACATTTGAATTTGACGTTGATTATGACAATACGGACCCTACATTAGAGCGAGTGACGAATATTCAGCCTAACCAATTTACACTTGTCTTTAACAAAGACATCCAGCTTGATGATGAAGACAGAGACTTCGAAGAAAGCTTCTACCATACGAATCGTTCACACGAAGCACAAACAGTCTATCAAAAGAATGAAAGAGAAATCGTCGTCATCTTCGGACAGAATGATTTAATGGAAGGTGACACAGAAATCTTCGTTGATTCATATGCCATTTTTGACTTATGGGGCAATCCGAATGGTTCTATTGTTGAATCTATTTCATTAAGCGATGATGAAACATCACCTATTATCGAGAATGTACAAATGATTAGCGAAGAGGATGCTTCTACTAGCTATGTCCAGCTGCTCGTAACGTTCTCTGAACCAGTGAATACCGACACTGCTTTAGACGAGGAGAACTTCTCAATTTACGATGATGATGACAATGATTTATTTATTAAGAGGGTTGAAATAGAAGAAGACGCTTATGATGATCAAACGTTTATCATTACGTTAGATACACGCTACGGAGAATTACCAAAAGCTGAATATACGTTAAAGGCTTACGATATTGAAGATTTATTTGAAAACGAATTAGATGAAAACAAATATACGTTTGAGGCTGGCAGTGAAGTGCCACCAGAAGACTTTACAGCAAATGTATTCGTAGATGATGATGCGCTATATTTCGTCATTGACTTCAATGAAAAAATGGCTACAACTGGGCAATATTCAATTGAAGATTTAGACAAATACGAGTTAGCGTACAAAAATGATTCCGTGCTATTGGAGGATCTAGATGACGAACAGAATGTAAGAATAAGCACAAACCCATATGATGGTGGCAAAATGCTTGAAATTGTAATCAAAAGAACAGGGATATTGTCAGAAGCGTATGAAGACTTTTTAGATGACATCTTTGACGATATTGAAGATAGCGATGTCGATGATATTACGTTATCCGTTGCCATGGTCGCAAATAATAATGGTGTGCGTACAGCACGCTTAACAAACGATATTGAGCTGGATTCCGAAGAAAGCTTTGCTATTGGTAGTGAAGAGATTGTTGCGCTAGAGACAGATACGATTCAAGTGACATTTGATGAACCACTCTATGACTTTGACATTGATGACTTTGAAGTGTATGTAGATGAGGATGGAGATCGCAATGCTGATGCACGCGAAATTCTTGAAATCGATGATTACGACATCGAGATGGAAGATGATGAAACGGTGTTAACGATTATTTTAGATGATGATGATGAGTTAGATCATGATGCTAAAATTAATGATGACAAAATCTATATTACAACTATTGATGATCCATACACATCAAACCGTTTCGGACAAACGATAGAAATTAATGATGAGCTCGTTGAAGATCGCATATCACCTGAAATAGCATTTGATGATGATGAAGCAGAAGTGTATGTTCATAAACATAAAGATCATGATGACAAAGCTATCATTAGTATCACCTTCACCGAGAACATGGACGAAGATACACTATCTAGGCTATCGTTTGAAGTTGGGGGAGGAACATACGATGTTGAGTCAGCTTCAGTCGTTGACGAAGTTGTTTATCTCGTTGTTGACTTAGACGGAGACGACCCTGAGGATCTTGTCGGTGAATATGTCGAACAATTAAACTCAGTCACTGATAAAAATAATAACACAGTAAATAATATCGAAGTAAAGATTGAAGATGAGAAAGGTTCGAAGGATACGGACGACATTTCTTAA
- a CDS encoding competence protein ComK — protein sequence MEKVLLDYEINQSTMVLLPATHCDYDTIVYEQQRQIVIAKTPLQLVKAACLDGGATYEGRRAAVTHLTGSRQKVPIPINPQQHIFAFPTQSPQRFENSWIFHHHIKQIQPYTSSTNTDIQSIITFTYDQQLQMKESHYILEKQMHRTAMCIFQFTSQQRDSMRHF from the coding sequence ATGGAAAAAGTATTGCTAGATTATGAGATCAATCAAAGTACAATGGTACTATTACCAGCTACTCATTGTGACTATGACACCATTGTTTACGAGCAACAGCGACAAATAGTTATCGCTAAAACACCGTTACAGCTCGTCAAAGCAGCCTGCTTAGACGGAGGTGCTACTTATGAAGGAAGGCGTGCCGCTGTGACACACTTAACTGGCTCAAGACAGAAGGTTCCCATTCCTATTAACCCTCAACAGCATATCTTCGCTTTTCCTACGCAATCCCCACAACGCTTTGAAAACAGCTGGATTTTTCACCACCACATCAAACAAATCCAACCTTATACATCATCCACAAACACTGATATTCAGTCGATTATTACGTTTACGTATGACCAGCAGCTACAGATGAAAGAGTCACATTATATACTAGAAAAACAAATGCATCGAACAGCCATGTGTATTTTTCAATTCACTAGTCAGCAACGTGACAGCATGCGACATTTTTAA
- a CDS encoding helix-turn-helix transcriptional regulator has product MEEREIFGKAVGKYVRLRRFSKKLTLEDLAEITDLDDKNLGKIERGEKIPTTFTLYKLHKGLDMSVDSLFEQVTEELKALNKNNK; this is encoded by the coding sequence TTGGAAGAACGAGAGATTTTCGGAAAAGCTGTTGGTAAGTATGTTAGGTTAAGAAGATTTAGTAAGAAGTTAACGCTAGAGGATCTAGCAGAAATTACAGACCTTGATGATAAAAATCTAGGAAAAATAGAACGTGGCGAAAAGATTCCGACGACATTTACCCTTTATAAGCTTCATAAAGGTCTAGATATGAGTGTTGACAGCCTTTTTGAACAAGTTACAGAAGAACTAAAAGCATTAAATAAAAATAACAAGTAG
- a CDS encoding MFS transporter, which produces MEATKQNSLLKNKQYVYLIASQLVSSFGDWLDVLALMALVGLKWEVSPLQMAGVMLSMALPMILFGPLAGVFADRFDRKKMMIISDIVRCLVVIGFVFVTSLWQVYVLLFIKGAFSSLFVPAKNGKLKEIVDDEQMQQAMGISGMIDNGSKIVGPMISGVLVSTAGIYWAFYIDAATFIVSALLLIGIKRSTYEKVEAKPAEQKVAFFSQLKEGFQFLKGFPSLLFGLIVLSLSLFVLQIADSQLVILFRDIDGNTIDLLGYCMAASGAGMFIVSAILTRRKKSLPINFAIAVGATILGLCFAVLPLLIHLPASMIMVIFPILFFIAGTSAGIIIISFNVGAQKATPVQLSGRVFGTINSMTTFAALIGMAMGGLLAEAFGVVSAILLSGSLLTVVGIATFIITRFLERGDRVAKGHGRLQGETTS; this is translated from the coding sequence ATGGAAGCTACGAAGCAAAACAGTTTGTTAAAAAATAAGCAATACGTATATTTGATTGCGTCACAGCTCGTATCAAGCTTTGGGGACTGGTTAGACGTTCTTGCGTTAATGGCTTTAGTCGGATTGAAGTGGGAGGTATCACCATTACAAATGGCTGGTGTCATGCTCAGTATGGCATTGCCGATGATCTTGTTCGGTCCATTAGCTGGTGTGTTCGCAGATCGTTTTGACCGCAAGAAAATGATGATAATATCAGATATCGTTCGCTGTCTCGTTGTCATTGGTTTCGTCTTCGTTACAAGTCTTTGGCAAGTATATGTTTTATTATTTATTAAAGGGGCTTTCAGTAGTTTATTTGTACCAGCGAAAAACGGTAAGCTGAAGGAAATTGTTGATGATGAACAAATGCAGCAGGCGATGGGAATAAGTGGCATGATTGATAATGGAAGTAAAATTGTAGGACCGATGATCAGTGGTGTTCTTGTGTCAACGGCTGGTATCTACTGGGCATTTTATATTGATGCGGCAACATTTATTGTATCTGCATTATTACTTATCGGAATCAAAAGAAGTACTTACGAGAAGGTTGAAGCTAAGCCTGCTGAACAAAAGGTTGCTTTTTTCAGCCAACTGAAGGAAGGTTTCCAATTTCTAAAAGGTTTTCCGAGTTTGTTATTTGGTCTAATCGTGCTAAGTCTGTCACTATTCGTGCTACAAATTGCAGATTCGCAGCTCGTCATTTTATTTCGCGATATAGATGGCAATACGATTGATCTACTAGGCTATTGTATGGCTGCGAGTGGAGCGGGCATGTTCATCGTATCAGCGATTCTTACGCGGAGAAAGAAGTCACTACCAATCAATTTTGCGATTGCAGTAGGTGCGACTATTCTGGGCTTATGCTTTGCAGTGCTTCCGTTACTCATTCATTTACCAGCATCAATGATTATGGTTATCTTTCCAATCTTATTTTTTATTGCGGGTACATCAGCAGGAATCATTATCATTTCATTTAACGTTGGCGCTCAAAAAGCGACTCCTGTACAATTAAGTGGTAGAGTGTTCGGAACGATTAATAGTATGACGACGTTTGCCGCACTCATCGGTATGGCTATGGGTGGGCTGTTAGCTGAAGCATTTGGTGTAGTAAGTGCAATTCTTCTGTCAGGAAGCCTATTAACAGTTGTAGGAATCGCGACATTTATCATAACAAGATTTTTAGAAAGAGGGGATCGAGTTGCCAAAGGTCACGGACGATTACAAGGAGAAACGACGTCGTGA
- a CDS encoding TetR family transcriptional regulator — protein sequence MPKVTDDYKEKRRREILDVAEKVFCEKGFGSTTMTDIVNETEFSRGGVYKYFSSTDEMFQAIMDDRDKKFSTYFNQLASDYETIWQALCYYLDEFEGNLKSLKSEFGIVQSEYFIMSSRYKERGPFLQLRVDRNMKVLEDFLQIGVDTGEFKPIQPLEAIVLFLSNITDGLYLNTHMVGYERAHIVEQFEGLKMYLTQALGVAKN from the coding sequence TTGCCAAAGGTCACGGACGATTACAAGGAGAAACGACGTCGTGAAATATTGGACGTAGCAGAAAAGGTATTTTGTGAAAAAGGATTTGGGTCAACGACGATGACTGATATCGTTAATGAGACAGAATTTAGTCGCGGAGGAGTATATAAATATTTTTCGAGCACAGATGAAATGTTCCAAGCCATTATGGACGACAGAGATAAGAAATTTAGCACATACTTTAATCAACTTGCAAGTGACTACGAAACGATATGGCAAGCCCTTTGCTATTATTTAGATGAGTTCGAAGGCAATTTGAAAAGCCTTAAAAGCGAATTCGGCATAGTTCAATCAGAGTATTTTATTATGAGCTCAAGATACAAGGAAAGAGGACCATTTTTACAGTTAAGAGTGGATAGAAATATGAAGGTCTTAGAAGACTTTTTACAAATAGGTGTCGACACAGGTGAGTTCAAGCCAATACAACCGTTAGAGGCTATTGTGCTCTTTCTTAGCAATATTACAGACGGCTTATACTTAAATACACATATGGTTGGCTATGAAAGAGCACATATCGTTGAGCAATTTGAAGGCTTGAAAATGTATCTTACACAAGCGTTAGGAGTTGCGAAGAACTAG
- a CDS encoding M4 family metallopeptidase translates to MKKNRKIVSSALATGLALSTILVPTTGTLSVEAKSEKVSKEEKKESKQKEKLDKMREKTKKKNGKFKVSWDEEKDVPRLVSGKLSDANVDITTFLEESKDIFNIDDGEFDVNSVETDELGMSHYRTQLTVDGIPVYGAELLVHTDANGIVTAVNGQVEPKLGKKKWSKSVKLSQRDAIEVAESNLSFTPDANTYTTEPVSDLYVYEHENKWMPVYIVELQFLEPYFGREFFFIDAKKGDVLRSFNQLQHAEATGTGTGVLGDTKTINTFEQNGTYYLSDRTKASGRIETFDAGDQWATGSLVSDSDNNFNSSRHKAAVDAHYYAGVVYDYFKNEHNRNSYDDQGSDVISSVHVRDPDALNRPWNNAAWVGTQMVYGDGDGTTFTALSGSLDVVAHELTHAVTDFSADLVYEFEPGALNESFSDVFGIIVEADYEGSADWLLGEDVYTPNISGDALRSVSNPTQYNQPAHYDDFVVLPNTREGDWGGVHINSGIPNKAFYNIATTIGLDKSGDIYYRALTRYLTSQSQFIDARNALLQSAADLFGEDGTEYNAVADGFDAVGIGGDIIVDPDDTFEPNDSLSEAYSVTSGDRYTSYISSSTDEDFYTFTTGGAGEITVDLTNVPQDYDLFLLDENGSTLDKSENARTSDESITFSASGEDTFYVKVIGYNGANSSSPYSLTVSFPEEPTTEGEWYYEEASYDTPHPYSNNFTDTFTYQKAGAEQVAIHFSAFETEANYDFVHITDGNGATVASYDGTQDAFWVVVDGDEINATLDTDFSITAYGYTIDQVGYFSDTPLVQGVDQGEAKEAFYDEIEEADKPDPDAYVAPVREEKEEISEGEESGEDTGEESSEEVGNEEEEESSEEVGNEEEEESSEEVGNEEEEGKEEEEEEGAGEGEGEGTGGGN, encoded by the coding sequence ATGAAAAAGAACAGAAAAATTGTTTCATCAGCACTAGCAACAGGGTTAGCACTAAGCACAATACTCGTTCCTACAACAGGCACTTTATCAGTAGAGGCAAAATCAGAAAAAGTGTCTAAAGAAGAGAAGAAGGAGTCAAAGCAGAAAGAGAAACTAGACAAGATGCGTGAAAAAACCAAAAAGAAAAATGGAAAATTTAAGGTGTCATGGGATGAAGAAAAAGACGTTCCACGCCTCGTATCTGGTAAACTATCAGATGCTAATGTAGATATTACAACCTTCCTTGAAGAGAGTAAGGATATATTTAATATTGATGATGGGGAGTTTGATGTAAATAGTGTAGAAACAGATGAGCTAGGTATGTCTCATTATCGTACACAGCTTACTGTTGACGGAATTCCTGTATATGGTGCAGAGCTTCTCGTTCATACCGATGCTAATGGTATCGTTACAGCAGTGAATGGGCAAGTAGAACCGAAGCTAGGGAAGAAAAAATGGAGTAAGTCTGTCAAGCTATCACAAAGAGATGCGATTGAGGTGGCTGAATCAAACTTAAGCTTCACACCTGATGCAAATACGTATACGACTGAGCCGGTTTCCGACCTTTATGTGTATGAGCATGAAAACAAATGGATGCCAGTTTATATCGTTGAATTACAATTCCTAGAGCCATATTTTGGCCGTGAATTTTTCTTCATTGATGCGAAGAAAGGTGATGTATTGAGGTCGTTTAACCAACTTCAACATGCTGAAGCGACTGGAACAGGAACAGGTGTATTAGGTGATACGAAAACGATTAATACGTTTGAACAGAATGGAACATATTATCTATCTGATCGCACGAAGGCAAGTGGCAGAATTGAAACGTTTGATGCTGGTGATCAATGGGCGACTGGTTCACTTGTATCAGATAGTGATAATAACTTCAACTCTTCTCGTCACAAAGCAGCAGTAGATGCACATTATTATGCTGGTGTCGTCTATGATTACTTTAAGAATGAGCATAACCGTAACAGCTACGATGATCAAGGTAGTGATGTTATTTCAAGTGTTCACGTTCGTGACCCAGATGCATTAAATCGACCATGGAATAATGCGGCATGGGTTGGTACTCAAATGGTGTACGGTGATGGAGACGGCACAACATTTACAGCGCTGTCAGGATCATTAGATGTTGTTGCTCATGAGTTAACACATGCTGTCACTGATTTTTCAGCTGATTTAGTTTACGAGTTTGAGCCTGGTGCATTAAATGAATCATTCTCTGATGTGTTTGGTATTATTGTAGAAGCTGATTATGAAGGCTCAGCAGATTGGTTATTAGGTGAGGATGTATATACGCCTAATATAAGTGGTGATGCGTTAAGAAGTGTTTCAAATCCTACTCAATACAACCAGCCTGCTCACTATGATGATTTCGTCGTTTTACCAAATACTCGTGAAGGTGACTGGGGTGGCGTTCATATCAATAGTGGAATCCCTAACAAAGCCTTCTATAATATTGCGACAACGATTGGCCTTGATAAATCAGGGGATATTTATTACCGTGCGTTAACAAGATATTTAACGTCACAATCTCAGTTTATTGATGCGCGTAACGCATTGTTACAATCAGCTGCAGATTTATTCGGTGAAGATGGTACTGAGTATAACGCAGTTGCTGATGGCTTTGACGCAGTTGGAATCGGTGGCGATATTATCGTAGATCCTGATGATACGTTTGAACCAAATGATTCATTAAGCGAAGCATATAGTGTAACAAGTGGCGACAGATATACTTCTTACATTTCTTCATCAACTGACGAAGATTTCTATACGTTCACAACTGGTGGTGCTGGAGAAATCACTGTTGATTTAACGAATGTACCACAAGATTATGATCTATTCTTGCTTGACGAAAATGGCTCGACTTTGGATAAATCTGAAAACGCAAGAACGTCTGACGAATCAATTACTTTCTCTGCGTCTGGAGAGGATACATTCTATGTAAAAGTTATTGGTTATAACGGAGCAAATAGCTCAAGTCCGTATTCATTAACTGTGTCGTTCCCAGAAGAACCGACAACAGAAGGTGAATGGTACTATGAAGAAGCAAGCTATGATACACCACATCCATATTCAAACAACTTCACTGATACATTTACGTATCAAAAAGCGGGTGCTGAACAAGTAGCTATCCATTTCTCAGCATTTGAAACAGAGGCAAACTATGACTTTGTTCATATTACAGACGGAAATGGTGCAACAGTAGCATCATATGATGGTACACAAGATGCATTTTGGGTTGTAGTTGATGGTGATGAAATTAATGCGACATTAGATACTGATTTCAGTATTACAGCGTATGGCTATACAATTGATCAAGTTGGCTACTTTAGCGATACACCACTAGTACAAGGAGTCGACCAAGGTGAAGCAAAAGAAGCATTTTATGATGAAATAGAAGAAGCAGATAAGCCTGATCCAGACGCTTATGTTGCGCCAGTACGTGAGGAAAAAGAAGAAATAAGTGAAGGCGAAGAAAGTGGCGAGGATACTGGTGAAGAGAGCAGTGAAGAAGTAGGTAACGAAGAGGAAGAGGAAAGTAGTGAAGAAGTAGGTAACGAAGAGGAAGAGGAAAGCAGTGAAGAAGTAGGCAACGAAGAAGAAGAAGGTAAAGAGGAGGAAGAGGAAGAAGGAGCAGGTGAAGGCGAAGGAGAAGGAACTGGCGGAGGAAACTAA
- a CDS encoding M4 family metallopeptidase — protein sequence MKKRKVVSTVLAASLALGTLLVPTTGTVDAKSLTEKSTKKIDKKIKQLEKLEKMKDKSNGKFRVSWDEKKGIPRYVSGKLSEQNVDVLAFLDENRQVFDLDAGDFTIKQTVTDDLGMTQYRTQLTVDGIPVYGSEMLIQVDGDGIITSMIGQVEPKLEQKKWRNFVKLSAEDAIQVAESKLTFTPEADTYTKDPASDLYLYKHENKWMPVYIVELQFHAPYIGREFFYIDAKKGEVLRSFNRIEHAAEVGTGTGVLGDEKIVNTFEQDGTYYLYDTSKSMNGVIATYDAENTFSPLLRVNPSPGVYVTDDDNVFDSATQRAGVDAHVYAGVVYDYFLNNHNRDSYDNQGGNIISSVHVGTNYNNAAWTGTQMAYGDGDGSLFTSLSGSLDVVAHELTHAVTDTSANLIYEYESGALNESFSDVFGVLVEAEQDGAADWLLGEDVYTPAIAGDALRSVANPTLYGQPDHMDDFLVKNDENALDWDFGGVHTNSGIPNKAFYNIASAIGLEKAGDIYYRALTTHLTSQAQFIDARNALLQSAEDLYGADGTEYQAIESGFTAVGIDDTQAASSDNFEPNDTLSTAHAVESGEIYTSYISSADDLDVYTFTAGARGQVTVDLTNVPDDYDLYLLNRRGETITASQNVNTLAESLTYTAAAGEKLYVAVVGYDGVFSTSPYTLTVTYP from the coding sequence ATGAAAAAGAGGAAAGTTGTTTCAACCGTTCTAGCAGCTTCATTAGCACTTGGTACTTTGTTAGTTCCAACTACAGGGACTGTTGATGCAAAATCACTTACAGAAAAATCGACAAAGAAAATCGATAAAAAAATAAAACAGCTAGAGAAGCTGGAGAAAATGAAAGACAAATCAAACGGTAAATTCCGAGTTTCTTGGGATGAGAAGAAAGGTATTCCACGCTATGTCTCTGGTAAACTATCAGAACAAAATGTGGATGTGTTAGCATTCCTAGATGAGAATAGACAAGTATTTGACTTAGATGCTGGAGATTTTACGATTAAGCAAACAGTTACTGATGATCTTGGTATGACGCAATATCGTACACAGCTGACTGTTGATGGCATTCCAGTTTATGGATCAGAAATGCTCATTCAAGTTGATGGTGATGGTATCATCACTTCCATGATTGGTCAAGTAGAGCCAAAGCTTGAACAGAAGAAATGGCGTAATTTTGTGAAGCTATCTGCAGAGGATGCAATTCAGGTCGCTGAAAGCAAGTTAACTTTTACACCAGAAGCAGACACGTATACGAAAGATCCAGCTTCTGACCTTTATCTTTATAAGCATGAAAATAAATGGATGCCCGTTTATATTGTTGAATTGCAATTCCATGCACCATACATTGGTCGTGAATTCTTTTATATTGATGCAAAAAAAGGAGAAGTACTACGATCATTTAATAGAATTGAACATGCTGCTGAAGTAGGGACTGGAACAGGCGTGCTTGGGGATGAAAAAATAGTGAACACGTTTGAACAAGACGGGACATATTATTTATACGATACTTCGAAGTCTATGAATGGTGTTATCGCAACATATGATGCCGAAAATACTTTTAGCCCGTTGTTAAGAGTTAATCCATCACCAGGTGTATATGTAACGGATGATGATAACGTCTTTGATTCAGCTACTCAACGCGCAGGTGTTGATGCCCACGTATACGCTGGAGTTGTATATGATTATTTCTTAAATAACCATAATCGTGACAGCTATGATAATCAAGGTGGCAATATTATTTCTAGTGTACACGTTGGCACGAACTATAACAATGCTGCTTGGACTGGAACACAAATGGCGTACGGTGACGGTGATGGGTCACTATTTACATCATTATCCGGCTCATTAGACGTTGTTGCACATGAGCTTACACATGCGGTTACGGACACATCCGCTAATCTCATATATGAATATGAATCTGGGGCACTGAATGAATCATTTTCTGACGTGTTCGGTGTACTCGTAGAAGCAGAACAAGACGGAGCAGCTGACTGGCTGTTAGGTGAGGATGTGTATACACCTGCTATAGCGGGAGATGCATTAAGAAGTGTTGCAAACCCGACATTATATGGACAACCGGATCATATGGACGATTTCCTCGTGAAAAACGATGAAAACGCACTTGATTGGGATTTTGGAGGGGTTCACACAAATAGTGGAATTCCGAATAAAGCATTTTACAATATTGCATCTGCAATTGGTCTTGAAAAAGCTGGCGATATTTATTACCGTGCTTTAACAACTCATTTAACATCACAAGCGCAATTTATTGATGCACGAAATGCTTTATTGCAATCTGCAGAAGATTTATACGGAGCAGATGGGACTGAATATCAGGCAATAGAAAGTGGTTTTACAGCTGTAGGAATTGATGATACACAAGCAGCTTCTAGTGACAATTTTGAGCCAAATGATACATTAAGCACTGCACACGCTGTAGAAAGTGGAGAAATATATACATCTTATATCTCTTCTGCTGATGATTTAGATGTATATACATTCACTGCCGGAGCTAGAGGTCAAGTGACTGTAGATTTAACAAATGTACCAGATGATTATGACCTATATTTATTAAATCGTCGCGGAGAAACAATAACCGCATCACAAAATGTAAACACACTTGCGGAATCACTTACTTATACGGCAGCTGCTGGTGAAAAATTATATGTAGCAGTCGTCGGTTATGATGGTGTATTTAGTACAAGCCCATACACACTAACTGTTACTTATCCATAA